From the Triticum urartu cultivar G1812 chromosome 4, Tu2.1, whole genome shotgun sequence genome, the window GCCAAGAGATGATTGTTCAGCAGCACCCTCCCGTTCATTTGGAAATGACATAGGCGACGATCCAATATCAGCACTGGCACTGACTGACCTCCTGTGCCCACGATGTGCATCTTCTTTTGCTCTCGCTGAACTCAAGTCTGCAGAGCCAGATGAATCATTGGAGCTGTCAGCTGAGATATTTTTCCTCACCCTTGTGGGGTTGCTGCCCACCTGAATATCGCCAGCAGACGGGATTGTAACAACTTTATCCTGATGTTGAGGAGGGGTTGCAGATAGGAAAGCCGCGAGGTCGTCCCGCTCGCTCTCATCCAAATGAATCCAGCTCAGTGTGCTCCTCCCCTCCGCGACATTGGATGCATTCAGGTTGTTCTCAACTTCTAATATGCGATAGCCAATCGCCGCAACAAAGTTACTATGCAGTGCTCTCGTATCCTTTCCTGCCGAGACAACCTCGTCGTTTGATCTAATTGCTCGCTCCAATTCATCAAGCTAAAAGCACAAATAAACAAGCAGTTAGGTTCTGAGTTGAAGGCACCTGTACCAACTTCTTCAGTATTTCGGGGCAATTTTTCATGACTCGATACATCCTAATCACACCCACATCTACATAAATGCAGTCTTAAGCAGTATTTCAGCACAATGACTTGTAAGCAGAAGAAAGGAAAGAAAACGCCGATCCAGGCGAGCGGATCAATCCACAGCTGCGACACGAACGGTAAGGTAAGGGGAGAGTAGCAGCGAGGAGCCAAATTCACCTGCCACTTGGCGGTGCCGAGCGCGGTGTGCAGCTCGCGGCGCAGCTCGACGGCGCCGACCTCCCCGCCGAGGGCCGAATcgccgccgctcctctcctgcaCCCATATCTTGTACACCGATTCCATCCTGCGAGGTCGCGaacaggaaaaaaacaaaaatgaGATCCATAAGAACCGGAaccgaagaagaagaaaaaagaaaggcGAAACGGCAGCGCGCGCACCGAT encodes:
- the LOC125552553 gene encoding uncharacterized protein LOC125552553, with the protein product MATSFDRWEKDPFFLAAEEVQESADRMESVYKIWVQERSGGDSALGGEVGAVELRRELHTALGTAKWQLDELERAIRSNDEVVSAGKDTRALHSNFVAAIGYRILEVENNLNASNVAEGRSTLSWIHLDESERDDLAAFLSATPPQHQDKVVTIPSAGDIQVGSNPTRVRKNISADSSNDSSGSADLSSARAKEDAHRGHRRSVSASADIGSSPMSFPNEREGAAEQSSLGPHRAPLLNIVKACGLPSALKPKPAIKYKKGAVRWAHADKQDLEAAIPLTNPQLGQGLDGYSERSIGYLNTCDGVTYNKKLYGWLGALRKKLQRSQYQIRYGRPAQLILFALAVLIIFVFVFKTIW